In Trichoderma asperellum chromosome 1, complete sequence, a single window of DNA contains:
- a CDS encoding uncharacterized protein (EggNog:ENOG41~TransMembrane:2 (o205-227i276-296o)) translates to MVDMEPTDENSINSKKRKRSTHLPSHTRILAACDACRVSKTRCDSGRPTCAKCAERGVPCHYPDKDPFSIFETWGKKILTAVEEQGRLLSSFIEGGRNGPLLRPLDMDGDNLETLSRKDTPWTPITGSDMILNWSVFPQEKPVGTFPSSEYAEKAKPSNLEASNPSPERMFELRDIYMTKIQGKNPIVDADQLDAHIKYVLDNGFGWSATSCLVLLVFALASVWGNYPDDERRTIESDEELDLYPRQRVTMAVPDHRMRESLMYITMAQKRMSTAYLDDSLLGVVCFCLFGMWYQYNIEPIPGWKMFRTASMMWEAYNLKHSDGKTERPKQEESLEQRLYWTCLKSECEVRHELNGLPSCTLQESSFPYSLPTFPTIESFSPMDPHQEASIIQSITRSYYYYLAEISLRRLLNRTRSAAAILSPTVDSLTASQLADTLQKLEGQLQQWLDCLPSALQFNIPPDSRPPPDEPELVKLMRERYAEVRELLCRAYLYMCLHGGMRLTRSQAETFGAHASLGLRLSIYRIQTENPFFRHPGSWGACRVRFNHALCLIAAYRGKQAGIESAAHVVVPPLWRECVGLVQERLHIWSDQGGGIRELGMLLDWLMEQ, encoded by the exons ATGGTCGATATGGAGCCGACAGATGAGAATTCTATTAATAGTAAGAAGCGGAAGCGCTCTACGCATCTTCCCTCACACACGAGGATCCTGGCAGCTTGCGATGCATGCCGGGTCAGCAAGACGCGGTGCGATTCTGGTCGTCCAACGTGCGCAAAATGCGCCGAGCGTGGTGTGCCCTGTCACTATCCAGACAAGGATCCCTTTTCAAT ATTCGAGACATGGGGCAAGAAAATCTTGACGGCTGTTGAAGAGCAGGGACGCCTCCTGTCAAGTTTCATAGAAGGCGGTCGGAATGGCCCGCTGTTGCGCCCATTAGACATGGATGGAGACAACCTAGAGACACTGTCGCGAAAAGACACTCCATGGACGCCCATCACTGGCTCAGACATGATACTCAACTGGTCTGTATTTCCACAGGAGAAGCCGGTCGGCACGTTTCCCTCTTCAGAGTATGCGGAGAAGGCAAAGCCATCCAACCTTG AAGCGTCAAATCCGTCACCGGAACGCATGTTTGAGCTGCGAGACATTTATATGACCAAGATCCAAGGCAAAAACCCAATTGTCGATGCTGACCAGCTGGACGCTCACATCAAATATGTGTTGGACAACGGCTTTGGCTGGTCCGCCACTTCGTGCCTCGTACTGTTAGTGTTTGCGCTGGCATCAGTCTGGGGCAATTATCCCGACGATGAGCGACGAACGATAGAATCCGACGAGGAACTGGACCTTTATCCAAGGCAGCGCGTCACAATGGCTGTGCCCGACCACCGCATGAGAGAGTCCCTCATGTATATTACAATGGCGCAGAAACGAATGTCGACGGCGTATTTGGACGATTCGTTGCTCGGCGTGGTGtgtttttgtctctttgg GATGTGGTATCAGTACAACATTGAGCCTATCCCTGGGTGGAAGATGTTTCGCACGGCGTCTATGATGTGGGAAGCGTACAATCTCAAGCACTCTGACGGAAAGACTGAGCGAccaaaacaagaagaga GTCTTGAACAACGATTATACTGGACGTGTCTGAAGTCTGAATG TGAGGTGCGGCACGAACTCAACGGTCTTCCTTCTTGCACGTTACAAGAATCATCATTCCCCTATTCTCTTCCTACGTTCCCAACAATTGAAAGCTTCAGTCCCATGGATCCTCATCAAGAGGCATCTATTATCCAGTCTATCACGAGGTCTTATTACTACTATCTCGCCGAGATATCGCTGCGCCGTCTTCTAAACCGCACTCGCAGCGCTGCCGCCATATTATCACCAACAGTCGACTCACTTACCGCCTCTCAGCTCGCCGACACACTCCAGAAACTCGAGGGCCAGCTACAACAGTGGTTGGACTGTCTGCCTTCAGCTCTCCAGTTCAACATACCGCCCGACTCACGGCCGCCACCGGACGAGCCTGAATTGGTCAAGTTGATGCGTGAGCGGTACGCAGAAGTTCGAGAACTCCTCTGCCGCGCTTACTTGTACATGTGTCTTCACGGCGGCATGCGGCTTACTCGATCTCAGGCCGAAACCTTTGGCGCACACGCCTCATTAGGGTTGAGGCTGAGTATTTACCGGATCCAGACAGAGAATCCATTCTTCCGCCATCCTGGATCTTGGGGAGCCTGTCGCGTGCGGTTCAACCATGCTCTGTGTCTTATTGCAGCGTATCGAGGTAAGCAGGCCGGCATTGAGTCTGCGGCGCATGTGGTTGTGCCGCCACTGTGGAGGGAGTGCGTGGGTCTTGTCCAAGAGAGGCTGCATATATGGAGCGATCAAGGAGGAGGTATTAGGGAGCTGGGTATGTTATTAGATTGGCTGATGGAACAGTAA
- a CDS encoding uncharacterized protein (EggNog:ENOG41~SECRETED:SignalP(1-43)): MKSSLAASVLLAVAAEARFGQEQGNGAISAIGALTNLGQPGQAATLAGTSIQFLLAAANPCGKLTQADLILTQLGTSDAAVAAARGLVAAEQNFNPFVVSVPSICGDPTLPKSAQLRGVVPLIDPAVVGSDLENKNAAASKTTPFPADGLSVAQVMIKQGFSNFTIVNADGSKQQASGGSAAAAAPSSSKAANDAAAKTTALAATAVQSEGCGIPTTMITITRTAIVSQTAAASNDAAASSGAAASSGNNNNNNAQAGTCTGSGSTLACSSPSNGARAVKNAVTGNFDGFVKSTIAGLDFGLCVPTMKFEAGLDGRKDTEFTFQAIDPLVNKGQEEALNPNIITNRIHDQLTNVCGANAAAKSAVAAAQAKISALGTRNADTANTWNSLLGFANTNINPDNAPVAGLVGHT; encoded by the coding sequence ATGAAGTCGTCACTCGCAGCCTCCGTTCTCCTAGCTGTTGCAGCTGAAGCCCGCTTCGGCCAAGAACAGGGCAATGGCGCTATTTCTGCCATTGGCGCATTGACAAACTTGGGACAGCCTGGACAAGCTGCTACTCTGGCTGGAACCTCAATTCAGTTCCTCCTTGCTGCCGCCAACCCCTGCGGAAAGCTCACCCAGGCCGATCTTATCTTGACCCAGCTTGGTACaagtgatgctgctgttgcagctGCCCGTGGACtggttgctgctgagcaaaACTTCAACCCCTTTGTTGTCAGCGTCCCTTCCATCTGCGGTGATCCTACACTGCCAAAGTCTGCCCAGCTCCGTGGAGTCGTCCCTCTGATCGACCCTGCGGTGGTTGGCTCAGATCTTGAAAACAAGaacgccgccgcctccaagaCTACGCCATTCCCAGCTGATGGCCTTAGTGTGGCCCAGGTCATGATCAAGCAGGGCTTTTCCAACTTCACCATTGTGAACGCGGATGGCTCTAAACAGCAAGCCTCGGGAGgatcagccgcagccgcagcacccTCCAGCTCAAAGGCTGCCAACGATGCGGCGGCAAAGACCACTGCTCTGGCTGCTACCGCAGTTCAGTCAGAAGGATGCGGCATCCCCACCACCATGATCACCATCACCAGGACTGCCATTGTTTCTCAGACTGCCGCAGCTTCCAATGATGCTGCGGCGTCCTCTGGAGCCGCAGCTTCTtccggcaacaacaacaacaacaacgctCAAGCTGGCACTTGTaccggcagcggcagcactCTGGCGTGCTCATCTCCCTCCAATGGCGCTCGTGCCGTCAAGAACGCTGTCACCGGTAACTTTGACGGATTTGTGAAGTCCACTATTGCAGGTCTTGATTTCGGTCTCTGCGTGCCCACTATGAAATTTGAGGCTGGGCTCGATGGACGCAAGGACACCGAGTTCACCTTCCAGGCTATCGATCCCCTCGTCAACAAAGGCCAGGAGGAGGCCCTCAACCccaacatcatcaccaaccgAATCCACGACCAGCTCACCAACGTCTGCGGAGccaacgccgccgccaagtcCGCTGTTGCAGCTGCCCAGGCTAAGATTTCTGCTCTGGGCACCAGGAACGCTGACACTGCCAACACCTGGAACTCTCTTCTTGGTTTCGCCAACACTAATATTAACCCCGACAACGCTCCTGTTGCCGGCCTTGTTGGACACACTTAA
- a CDS encoding uncharacterized protein (EggNog:ENOG41~MEROPS:MER0090758) yields the protein MEAIFNVQTKFRLERGLSKIRAIRNENYKRHGTKSYVYLLNRFGFEPTKPGPYFQGVQFHQRGLAHPDFHEARGGRVHKKKHLRKKVTPEGSTDPNGTETGEVGAEDQQNDSEYLCEVTIGTPGQTLLLDFDTGSSDLWVFSTELSSTIQKGHTVFNPKNSSTFKALTGQKWQISYGDGSSASGDCGSDNVTVGGLTIKNQTVELASTLAQQFAQGTGDGLLGLAWPSINTVTTDGKPTPANTPVANMITQGDVPSEAQLFTAAFYSERDANAQSFYTFGYIDNDLVTAAGQDIAWTDVDNSQGFWMFPSTSSSINGKAISQSGNSAIADTGTTLALVSDEVCDALYKAIPGAKYDDQQQGYVFPMSTDVSSLPEFKVSVGDTQFVIQPEDLAFAPADDSNWYGGVQSRGNNPFDILGDVFLKSVYAIFDQGNQRFGAVPKIQATQNLNSASNQ from the exons ATGGAGGCCATCTTCAACGTCCAGACAAAGTTCCGCCTCGAGCGCGGCCTCAGCAAGATTAGGGCCATCCGCAACGAAAACTACAAGCGCCACGGCACCAAGTCTTACGTCTACCTGCTCAATCGCTTCGGCTTTGAGCCCACCAAGCCAGGCCCGTACTTTCAGGGCGTCCAATTCCACCAGCGTGGACTCGCCCACCCAGACTTTCATGAGGCCCGCGGCGGTCGCgtccacaagaagaagcacctGAGGAAGAAGGTAACTCCAGAGGGCTCCACGGACCCTAACGGAACAGAGACTGGAGAGGTGGGGGCAGAGGACCAGCAAAATGACTCGGAGTATCTTTGCGAGGTGACCATTGGCACGCCTGGccagacgctgctgctggacttTGATACCGGCTCCTCTGATCTTTGG GTCTTCTCCACCGAGCTGAGCAGTACCATCCAAAAAGGCCACACTGTCTTCAACCCTAAAAATTCCTCAACCTTCAAGGCACTCACTGGCCAGAAATGGCAAATCTCCTACGGCGATGGCAGCTCAGCATCCGGTGATTGCGGTTCCGACAATGTGACTGTCGGGGGCCTCACCATCAAGAATCAGACCGTTGAGCTCGCATCAACTCTTGCCCAGCAATTCGCACAGGGCACCGGCGATGGTCTTCTCGGCCTCGCTTGGCCGTCCATCAACACAGTCACAACTGATGGCAAGCCCACGCCCGCCAACACTCCCGTTGCCAACATGATTACCCAAGGCGACGTTCCCAGTGAGGCTCAGCTCTTCACTGCAGCTTTCTACAGCGAGCGGGATGCCAACGCCCAGTCCTTTTACACGTTCGGCTACATCGACAATGATCTCGTCACTGCCGCCGGACAGGACATTGCCTGGACTGATGTCGACAACTCTCAGGGCTTCTGGATGTTCCCGTCAACTAGCAGCTCCATCAACGGCAAGGCTATCTCTCAGTCCGGCAACAGCGCCATTGCCGACACTGGTACCACCTTGGCCCTGGTCTCGGACGAGGTTTGCGATGCTCTGTACAAGGCTATTCCTGGCGCGAAATACGACGACCAGCAGCAGGGTTACGTCTTCCCCATGAGCACGGATGTATCCAGCCTCCCCGAGTTCAAGGTTTCTGTCGGAGACACGCAGTTTGTGATTCAGCCCGAGGATCTGGCTTTTGCTCCAGCGGACGACAGCAACTGGTACGGAGGAGTCCAGTCCAGGGGAAACAACCCCTTTGACATTTTGGGCGACGTGTTTTTGAAGTCTGTTTATGCG ATTTTCGACCAAGGTAACCAGCGATTTGGCGCCGTTCCCAAGATTCAGGCTACACAGAACTTGAATTCTGCGTCTAACCAGTAA
- a CDS encoding uncharacterized protein (EggNog:ENOG41) has product MELPKKPSSDLKGYSCVSCRQRKVRCDRRAPCMNCTKAEKQCNFIAPIRGKRKRTKPLRETLHARLKRYEEMLKAYGAKIEPSDGTGMSDSETESQSHNTPESSDGTITRVKSQEHEDPLPPKFIMKEGASRYYDSALWSNLSEDFQHPEATTSFSEPAEEDVHVIEDGLMFEPERGDKAMDLTKYHLPLPLISKLKEFFLDRVDPMMKFLHLPTFWAALANELPNPDRIPKSLEALIFAFYLVSICSLKEDEAQELFGVELQVLLYRYRVATRQALVNARFLSTANLMTLQAFSIFIICVRNIYRCDTLFVLSGVAVRLARKMGLHRDGTFLGLPPFETEMRRRLWWHIAHIDFRTADVMGTKPSPEIATADTKKPINVEDSELYPGMAALPEDFSGITGISLCIIKCEMLSALCKCAATRPLDLRWEMLYSPDISLATKDGVIDEVEDFMEKKYLRHCDPLNPYHTFLSIMVRSAVCKMRLFAHNLRQFAHRYPMATQKDHDIAFNNAMKLLEYANLINRGHMGLDKYLWQMGTSYCWNTMLYLLMEVRCRKTGPEIDRAWELIGVVFARAPQVFSEFTGSVYVALGKWTLEVWDSHVEAAKAQGLPEPVPPDYIHAIRDYQASKLEAETPVQEKKADVKPVSWPPSGYDKASYVDYLDVGYSEPHNFPNLSSFDTDPNQWIHWEQLVADQSTFT; this is encoded by the exons ATGGAGCTGCCAAAGAAACCCAGCAGCGACCTCAAGGGCTACTCTTGCGTAAGCTGCAGACAGCGAAAGGTTAGATGCGATAGGCGTGCCCCTTGTATGAATTGCACCAAAGCCGAGAAACAATGCAACTTCATCGCCCCCATACGCGGAAAGCGGAAAAGAACGAAGCCTCTTCGAGAGACTCTTCATGCTCGGCTGAAACGATATGAAGAAATGCTCAAGGCCTACGGCGCCAAAATTGAGCCAAGCGATGGCACTGGCATGTCTGATTCGGAAACAGAGTCTCAGTCTCACAATACTCCCGAGTCGAGCGATGGGACTATAACAAGAGTCAAGAGCCAGGAGCATGAGGATCCTTTGCCGCCAAAATTTATCATGAAAGAGGGAGCCTCGAGATATTACGATAG TGCTCTCTGGTCCAACTTGTCAGAAGAC TTCCAACATCCAGAAGCCACCACTTCTTTCAGCGAACCGGCGGAAGAGGATGTCCATGTAATTGAAGATGGGTTAATGTTCGAGCCTGAGAGAGGCGACAAAGCCATGGATCTTACCAAATATCATCTTCCATTGCCGCTAATATCGAAATTAAAAGAGTTCTTCTTAGATAGGGTTGATCCTATGATGAAGTTCCTACACCTTCCCACCTTTTGGGCCGCTCTGGCAAATGAGCTGCCGAATCCGGATCGTATACCCAAGAGTTTAGAGGCGCTCATCTTTGCGTTTTATTTAGTCTCTATTTGTTCGTtgaaagaagacgaggcccAGGAGCTATTTGGCGTGGAGTTGCAGGTTCTCCTTTATCGCTATCGAGTTGCAACTCGGCAAGCCTTGGTAAATGCGAGGTTCTTGTCAACAGCGAACCTGATGACGCTTCAAGcgttttctatatttata ATATGTGTCAGAAACATTTATCGATGCGATACCCTCTTTGTTTTGTCCGGCGTCGCCGTCCGGCTGGCTCGTAAAATGGGACTGCACCGCGATGGAACGTTTCTTGGCCTACCTCCCTTTGAGACAGAAATGCGAAGGCGGCTTTGGTGGCATATTGCCCACATAGACTTTCGTACAGCCGATGTAATGGGCACCAAGCCGTCGCCAGAAATCGCCACTGCTGATACAAAAAAGCCTATCAATGTCGAGGACAGCGAACTCTACCCAGGTATGGCTGCCCTACCTGAAGATTTCAGCGGCATCACGGGGATATCGCTTTGTATCATAAAGTGCGAAATGCTTTCGGCTCTGTGCAAATGCGCAGCCACTCGTCCCCTTGATTTGCGCTGGGAGATGCTGTACAGCCCTGACATTTCGCTCGCCACAAAGGACGGCGTCATAGATGAAGTTGAGGACTTCATGGAAAAGAAATATCTGCGGCACTGTGACCCTTTAAACCCATATCATACCTTTTTATCCATCATGGTACGATCAGCAGTATGCAAGATGAGGCTCTTTGCGCACAATTTGCGACAGTTTGCGCATCGATATCCCATGGCCACCCAAAAGGACCATGATATAGCATTTAACAACGCCATGAAGCTTCTGGAATATGCAAACTTGATTAACAGGGGGCATATGGGTTTGGATAAGTATCTGTGGCAGATGGGCACGAGCTACTGCTGGAACACCATGCTCTATTTGCTCATGGAAGTTCGATGCCGCAAAACAGGGCCTGAAATCGACAGGGCGTGGGAACTAATCGGCGTCGTATTCGCGCGCGCTCCTCAAGTATTCTCAGAGTTCACGGGCTCTGTTTATGTGGCGCTGGGCAAATGGACACTAGAAGTTTGGGACAGCCACGTCGAGGCTGCAAAAGCACAAGGTCTTCCAGAACCGGTACCGCCCGATTATATTCACGCCATCCGGGACTACCAGGCCTCAAAGTTGGAGGCAGAAACTCCAgtccaagagaagaaggctgatgTTAAGCCTGTTTCCTGGCCGCCGTCCGGCTATGACAAAGCCTCGTATGTAGACTATCTTGATGTGGGATATTCAGAGCCGCATAATTTTCCAAACCTGTCGTCCTTTGATACGGATCCAAATCAGTGGATACATTGGGAGCAGCTAGTGGCAGACCAGAGCACCTTCACATAG